GGTCACCGCCGGTTTGCCCATGGGATGCACTGACATATGGGTACGTTTGGTCGGGTGACGACTGATGGGTTCATTCACCGTTCCTCCCGCCGTCATATGTCCGATCGCGACCGCTTCATATTCGCGGGTGATCTCGCGCAGCTGCAAAGACTCCACCAGGCGCGTTTGCGCCGGAACGGTTTTGGCCACCACCATCAGCCCCGTCGTGTCCTTATCCAGACGATGTACAATGCCCGCGCGCGGGACATCCGCAATCGGCGGATAATAATGTAGCAACGCGTTCAGTACCGTACCGTCCGGGTTACCCGCGCCAGGATGTACCACCAGATCGCGTGGTTTGTTGATAACCAGAATATCGTCATCTTCATAAACAATATCTAACGGGATATCCTGCGCTTCAAAACGAATCTCTTCGTCGATCTCCGCATCAATAGCCACCCGCTCGCCACCTAACACTTTTTCTTTTGGCTTATCGCAAAGTTGACCATTGACCAACACGCGCTGATTCAAAATCCATTCTTTTATACGCGAACGTGAATAATCCGGGAACATTTCGGCCAAAGCCTGATCTAAGCGTTGACCGAGTTGGTTTTCGGAGACCGTTGCGGTGAGTTGTACTCGTTGTGCCATATACAGCTTCTTCGTTTAACGTTGGGTTTTACGGCTTTGCCGTTTAATATAGTGTGCTATTGTAGCTGGTCTTAACCGGGAGCAGGAACAGAGAATCTCCCGTAAAACATTTTGAGGAAAGTCAAAACGTCATGACGCGCATGAAATATCTGGTGGCAGCAGCCACGTTGAGCCTGTTTCTGGCGGGTTGCTCGGGTTCAAAGGAAGAGGTGCCCGATAATCCGCCGAATGAAATCTACGCGACTGCTCAGCAAAAGCTGCAGGACGGTAACTGGAAACAGGCAATAACGCAATTGGAAGCGTTAGATAATCGTTATCCATTCGGACCGTATTCTCAGCAGGTGCAGTTGGATCTTATCTACGCCTATTACAAAAACGCCGATTTGCCGCTAGCGCAGGCCGCCATCGATCGTTTTATGCGTCTTAATCCAACGCACCCTAATATTGACTATGTCATGTACATGCGCGGCCTGACGAACATGGCGCTGGATGATAGCGCGCTGCAAGGTTTCTTTGGCGTCGATCGCAGCGATCGCGATCCGCAACATGCGCGGGCGGCGTTCAATGACTTTTCGAAACTGGTACGCAGCTATCCTAATAGCCAGTACACCACCGATGCCACTAAGCGTCTGGTATTCCTGAAAGACCGTCTGGCGAAATATGAATATTCCGTCGCAGAGTACTATACCGCGCGCGGCGCATGGGTTGCGGTCGTAAACCGGGTAGAAGGTATGCTACGCAATTATCCTGATACGCAGGCCACGCGCGATGCGTTGCCGCTGATGGAAAACGCCTATCGTCAGATGCAGCTGAATGCGCAGGCTGACAAAGTCGCGAAAATTATTGCCGCTAACAGCAAAAACACCTGAAGCAATACAAACAAGCAAAACGGCAGCCTTCCGGCTGCCGTTTTTTTATTCGGTATCTGATGCAACAGAAATGATTTCACTGCAACGCATCCAGTCAAATATGGCCTGCTTTCAGCCATTCCTCAAGTAAAAGATCGCTTCTTCCTGCGATGCCTCACAAAAAGTTCGCCTTGACAAAAAGTGACAAAATAATGTGATTTACATCACACATTTTGACATTAAGAACGGTATGCTGGAATCACCAAGACGGGAAAGACAAGAGGTAAAATTTATGACAATGAACATTACCAGTAAACAAATGGAAATTACTCCGGCAATCCGCCAACATGTCGCAGACCGTCTCGCCAAACTGGAAAAATGGCAAACTCACCTGATTAATCCTCATATCATTCTGTCTAAAGAGCCACAGGGCTTTATTGCTGACGCCACCATTAATACACCGAACGGACATCTGGTCGCCAGCGCAAAACACGAAGATATGTACACCGCTATTAATGAATTGATCAACAAGCTGGAACGGCAGCTCAATAAAGTGCAGCACAAAGGCGAAGCCCGTCGTGCCACCGCATCGGTGAAAGATGCCAGCTTCGTCGAAGCAGAAGAAGAGTAGTCCCTTACATTGAGTGTATCGCCAACGCGCCTTCGGGCGCGTTTTTTGTTGACAGGATTAAAACAGTACGGGTACTGTACTTACGTACACAAAGGAAACAGTTATGAAGCTCACCCGGTTTTTCTTCGCATTCTTTTTTATCTTCCCCTGACCGGGAGGCGTTTCGTCATGTGATAAAGAATGCGAAGACGAACAAGAAGGCCTCCCCCACCGGGAGGCCTTTTTTATTGATAACAAAAAAGGCAACACTATGACATCGGAAAACCCATTACTGGCGCTGCGAGATAAAATCAGCGCTTTAGACGAAGAGTTACTGGCCTTACTGGCAAAACGACGCGCGCTGGCGATTGAAGTGGGACAAGCAAAACTACTGTCGCATCGTCCGGTTCGGGATATCGATCGTGAACGCGCGCTGCTGGACAGGCTCATCCATCTCGGTAAAGCCCACCATCTCGACGCACACTACATTACCCGTCTGTTCCAGCTTATCATTGAAGACTCCGTGCTTACTCAGCAGGCGCTGCTGCAACAACATCTGAATAATACTCACCCTCATTCGGCACGTATTGCGTTTCTTGGGCCGAAAGGCTCCTATTCTCATCTCGCGGCGCGCCAGTATGCTGCACGCCATTTTGAGCAATTTATTGAGAGCGGTTGCGCAAAATTCACCGATATTTTTCATCAGGTCGAAACCGGCCAGGCCGATTACGCCGTGGTTCCGATAGAGAACACCAGCTCCGGCGCTATCAATGATGTGTACGACTTATTGCAACACACCAGTCTGTCGATTGTCGGTGAGATGACTGTCACTATCGATCACTGCGTGCTGGTTTCCGGCGCTACAGATCTGAATACCATCGAAACGGTGTACAGCCATCCGCAGCCGTTTCAGCAGTGCAGTAAATTTTTGAGCCGCTATCCGCACTGGAAAATCGACTATACCGAGAGTACGTCGGCAGCGATGGAAAAAGTCGCGCAGGCAAACTCTCCGCGCGTCGCGGCGCTCGGCAGCGAGGCAGGCGGCATGTTGCACGGATTACAGGTGCTGGAACGCATCGCCGCAAACCAGACGCAGAATATCACCCGCTTTCTGGTACTGGCGCGCAAAGCCATTAATGTTTCCGATCAGGTTCCGGCAAAAACCACTCTGTTAATCGCCACCGGGCAGCAAGCTGGCGCGCTGGTCGAAGCGCTGCTGGTGCTGCGTAACCACAATCTCATCATGACGAAACTGGAGTCGCGCCCCATTCACGGCAATCCGTGGGAAGAGATGTTTTATCTCGATATTCAGGCGAACCTGGAGTCGCAGGTAATGCAAAGCGCGCTAAAAGAGCTGGGCGAGATCACGCGCTCAATGAAAGTGCTTGGCTGCTATCCCAGCGAAAACGTCGTGCCGGTAGAACCTGCCTGACGTTCAATAAAACGGCTTTTCTTCATCCCTGCGACGGCTACCTGCAGGGTGAAGATGGCGCCGGAGAGCGGATAATCCGCCACTTCCTGAGCAGACATATTTTCTCTGGTAGTTGTAATAAACAGCGTTTTCATATCTGCGCCGCCAAAGCAAACCATCGTCGGACAACGTACCGGCAACCGGTACTCTTCCAGCTGCTCTTCTTGCGGTGAGAAACGCGCCACGCGCCAGCCGTCAAACATCGCGCTCCAGTAGCACCCTTCGCTATCCATCGCCGCGCCGTCGGGAAGTCCTTCTCCTTCGCCAAAATGGCGAAAAAGTTCACGCTTGCCCGGATCGCCATGCTTATCAAGTAACGTGCGGTATATCACGCCATTCGGCGTATCGGAGGTATACATCCACTGGTTATCCGGGCTGAACGCCAGGCCGTTGTGTCCCTGGATATCGCACTGGATCACTTTTGCCGTCAGGTCATGATCGATCCGC
This DNA window, taken from Salmonella enterica subsp. enterica serovar Typhimurium str. LT2, encodes the following:
- the rluD gene encoding pseudouridine synthase (pseudouridines 1911, 1915, 1917 in 23S RNA; similar to E. coli suppressor of ftsH mutation (AAC75643.1); Blastp hit to AAC75643.1 (326 aa), 93% identity in aa 1 - 326) gives rise to the protein MAQRVQLTATVSENQLGQRLDQALAEMFPDYSRSRIKEWILNQRVLVNGQLCDKPKEKVLGGERVAIDAEIDEEIRFEAQDIPLDIVYEDDDILVINKPRDLVVHPGAGNPDGTVLNALLHYYPPIADVPRAGIVHRLDKDTTGLMVVAKTVPAQTRLVESLQLREITREYEAVAIGHMTAGGTVNEPISRHPTKRTHMSVHPMGKPAVTHYRIMEHFRVHTRLRLRLETGRTHQIRVHMAHITHPLVGDQVYGGRPRPPKGASEEFISTLRKFDRQALHATMLRLYHPVSGIEMEWHAPIPQDMVDLIDAMRADFEDHKDDVDWL
- the yfiO gene encoding putative lipoprotein (similar to E. coli orf, hypothetical protein (AAC75644.1); Blastp hit to AAC75644.1 (245 aa), 96% identity in aa 1 - 245): MTRMKYLVAAATLSLFLAGCSGSKEEVPDNPPNEIYATAQQKLQDGNWKQAITQLEALDNRYPFGPYSQQVQLDLIYAYYKNADLPLAQAAIDRFMRLNPTHPNIDYVMYMRGLTNMALDDSALQGFFGVDRSDRDPQHARAAFNDFSKLVRSYPNSQYTTDATKRLVFLKDRLAKYEYSVAEYYTARGAWVAVVNRVEGMLRNYPDTQATRDALPLMENAYRQMQLNAQADKVAKIIAANSKNT
- the yfiA gene encoding ribosome associated factor (stabilizes ribosomes against dissociation; similar to E. coli putative yhbH sigma 54 modulator (AAC75646.1); Blastp hit to AAC75646.1 (113 aa), 91% identity in aa 1 - 112), with product MTMNITSKQMEITPAIRQHVADRLAKLEKWQTHLINPHIILSKEPQGFIADATINTPNGHLVASAKHEDMYTAINELINKLERQLNKVQHKGEARRATASVKDASFVEAEEE
- the pheA gene encoding chorismate mutase P (bifuctional; similar to E. coli chorismate mutase-P and prephenate dehydratase (AAC75648.1); Blastp hit to AAC75648.1 (386 aa), 90% identity in aa 1 - 385), which produces MTSENPLLALRDKISALDEELLALLAKRRALAIEVGQAKLLSHRPVRDIDRERALLDRLIHLGKAHHLDAHYITRLFQLIIEDSVLTQQALLQQHLNNTHPHSARIAFLGPKGSYSHLAARQYAARHFEQFIESGCAKFTDIFHQVETGQADYAVVPIENTSSGAINDVYDLLQHTSLSIVGEMTVTIDHCVLVSGATDLNTIETVYSHPQPFQQCSKFLSRYPHWKIDYTESTSAAMEKVAQANSPRVAALGSEAGGMLHGLQVLERIAANQTQNITRFLVLARKAINVSDQVPAKTTLLIATGQQAGALVEALLVLRNHNLIMTKLESRPIHGNPWEEMFYLDIQANLESQVMQSALKELGEITRSMKVLGCYPSENVVPVEPA
- a CDS encoding putative cytoplasmic protein, with translation MTTPHVLFDYVGHLPECPTWSEDESALYWTDILEQEIHRYHPASGTHSVLVFPEEVGCFALREQGGFIVAMRHAIWLADKNGLLQRKVCDNPSNTKLARFNDGGTDGDGRFYAGTFWAPGDYNGALLMRIDHDLTAKVIQCDIQGHNGLAFSPDNQWMYTSDTPNGVIYRTLLDKHGDPGKRELFRHFGEGEGLPDGAAMDSEGCYWSAMFDGWRVARFSPQEEQLEEYRLPVRCPTMVCFGGADMKTLFITTTRENMSAQEVADYPLSGAIFTLQVAVAGMKKSRFIERQAGSTGTTFSLG